A region of the Vigna unguiculata cultivar IT97K-499-35 chromosome 9, ASM411807v1, whole genome shotgun sequence genome:
AGTTGAAaaacccattttttttatccGATTAAACTAAGATTGAACTCAAACGTTACTCATGAATTGGACTGTGTTAGGATATAATGATCTTCGACTAACTTGTTACTACAAGATGAGATTTGatcttaaaaaggaaaatgaaaattgagttgaaaattttgtatagATGAGAGATGAATAAAACTTATAAGTGATTAGAGTTACGTTTATAAAAAAGAGGTGTGACTTaagagatacaacaccaatgagacttgaGTCTAATCATTTAAGACATTGACATCACTgtcaacccaaaatcttaatgCAGTGGATTTATGGATCTTTAtgcttatatagtgctctactatCTCATTtctaatcaatttaaaatttagactCACATTTGAATCCTTAACCATTAATTTTCATTAagatattgtttattttttataagctGATAAATGTTGAGTTAATGCGCtatatatctttatttatttatttttggtgcACCTTCTCACTAAATTAAACCTTCCATGGGTGCATCCTAGGTGAATGCCTCAAACTCgtctaaaagaaaaatgttgcaCTCTCTTTGAAGTTATATCATAGGGTCCTTCAACAGTCCTAtatagaaaagagaaaaggaaaagaaacaaTGGTCTATTTAGAGGACAGTATAGGCATGggtgacttctttcttttcttctctccatGAACACCTGTCCATATAAAGCCAAAGTAAAGTGGCcaaataatactttaaaaaatgagaaccacgtgcatgtgattttttttcaaaagaaaatttgtaaagtttctaaaagtaagataaaatttgtctttaatttgtttattttttgtaattagaCTATACTTTTAAGAAGTGGGATAAaggtataatttaaataaaataaaaattacatttttttctaatcttaATACTTACAaaagtttgtttatttataatctACATTACCttcaatcaaaacaaaaattatcacGTCTTCAATTGGTTTAAAGTTTACTCAATCAACTTTATAAGATTAGTGGATAAAATGAGATTTactttcacttatatattataaattcaacttatctctagttgatgtatTGAATATACTTTCTCATGACGAGACATATACACCTCGAACATGTGACTAAACATTAATCCGTGATTTAATAACGGCTCAATAGCAAATAGTACAATAGGTTCAACAAACGACAAATATTCGATAGCATGTAACACAATAGgtcaaacaaacaacaaatcttaTTAGGATGGACTCAAACTCATAAATTTGATACCATACtaagaagtaaattttaaacttaactcaaccctacaaaatACACTTGTAAAATAAGTTTTACACCTACTTGTGTactataaattagttttatctcATGGGATATtggttatttaaattaaattaattatggtGAGATCAAGTACATCACTATTAATAAAGGGTAACGGAAATTTAGTTTCATGTTTCAATTTCTTGAATGTAAATCCACCATTCTTGCTATCTATTTTGAAATTACAAGGTTTACATTATATAAACTCTTTTGAAAGATGATGGATTAGACAAGACGGAATTTAtgttttttgaaaaacataGATAGCGGCAACATTCTCTcacttatattttttgaaaaataatcttCTATACAAATTGCAAAatgcaaaagaaagaaaaattaataaaagaaaatctcGACTCTCCTGTAAGATGCGATATGTTCTAGTTAGTCCAGCAAGTTATATAAaccaattatatattaaataaaacttaacaTACATCATAGTTGATGTaacaagttatatatatatataaaaaaaaaacaattgtaatGTTTTAGgatttaataaatcataatatattattattgttgtattGTATTTAGTATATCTTTGATCTGTCCGCATTATCCAAATGAGTCATAGAAAGATTTGctacaaattaaactttatcATTGTCCATAAAATTTAACTACAATGTATATTATCTCAATAACAAAGTATAGAAAACTATGACAAATCATAAGTTGgaataaaatgatttaaatgaATATTAGTGGTGATGCAACTGGTAAATGACTTGATTTTAGCAATTGCTATTTTACTGGTAGAGACCAAAACCTATgtttttgttggttttgtaaAGGCTACAAGCATGGGCCCCGCGGGCTTAGCCCAAAAACAAGCATGCCCtctttataaaaaatcacaaagtatatctaaattttgttttttgcatTCCAACCAATCTTCCACTCACCACCTCTATTCATTTTATACAAAACTAATATTCTactaacaacttttttttattgaggtaatagttgttttttccctttaatatttattatacgGGAAACATTTGCATGTAACGTTGGATTGGATGGGTTAGGGTTTTATAATAAATGTACTTTTAGTTTTGATCTGCACTTTCAATTAGATGTGATGAAGATAGTACTACTTTTCACATAAAGGAATTTGATCTTCAAACATTATAAACATGTGTAGTTACTTTttgttttgacattttttttatttgcatagataataaattacatattaatcttcattttctaaattatgTAAGGTCCATATTCATGGATATATAAAAAAGGGTGTAGTGTGAAGTTTGGGAGAAGCAAGTAGTGAATGAGGAGGAAGAGGAAAAGAGGGAAAGATAGAGTGTTTGAAAGAAAAGTAATTTATGAGAAGAGTTTAGTGAGTTGGGGAGTGTGTGGTAAGCAATAAAGGAGGAAGTAGTGGGAGTGAATGACATTACTCATCTGTTTGGTAATGTTATGGGTTAGGCATTGAAAAGCGACCCCTCGAAGTGTGCAAGCAAAGCATGCATGGCATGGGTTGGGGATCTTCCAAAATTCACATGACTTCCGTGTCTCTCCCTCCAATCCTCACATCATCACACTAAccaactcttttttttcttttctctcttcccACGGTCCCCCCCCTCTTCAACCACCTTTCTTACTCTctcctctctttttcttttctcagcTAATCAcactattcattatttttttataccttCAATCAAATTGTCTTTACCTAGTGGgctcgtatatatatatatcttgagTAGAGAACAAATTTACATGACAATAATCGAAATCAACGTTATCTAATTATCTTGATTCAAATATGGGAAACATAAGCATTATACGTATGTTGAGGGGGTAGATGTTGAATAAATCCAATTATCTAATATCTGTGTCATCGTAGATACAAACAGAAGGAACAAAGCAGAGCTGATCCTTGTAAACCAAACACCACGCAACCCATGTACGGACCAACTCACCAACTTTTTCTTCATTGATCCTATCCACTGTGGCGGTGGTCCTCACTTTACCAAAACCATTCAATCGCCTCTTCTTTAACCTCTTTACATAATGTAATAAAAGACATACCAAAAGTAGATGGTGCTTTTCAACTCGATCTTGCAGTGAGTAGAGGAGTGGGACAGGATTCTGATGTAGTAACACTCTGTGACTGAGTGAGGTGAGCTTTGAATTTCACAAGGTAACAGTGTGTGGGTGTACACGGAATAATGACACTATCAAGGACCTCGTCCACCCAACATTTTCCTTGGTGGAAAATCAACCGATGTGGAAAATCAAAGTCCAAAAGTGAACAATAATGACGATGTTGAAGGACATGATTTTTTaggaaaagaaatatatatatattggtgaCGCTTGTTTAAAGTCTTGGATAGGTAACTTGGAGGTGGAGATGGGACTTGCTTTTACTTGGGAAGTTTAATGTGACTTTGGCCTAGTTTGAAAgccaaaaaaacaaaagacaaGTAGTTGAGAAGTTGGTGCAAAGACTTTTTGCGTCAAAATACGATAAATGGGGTATGCGTAATGGAACAATATCCCATCTTTAATATATAGTTTGAAATTGTTTGAGAAGAGTGATAGTGTGTGGTTGTATAGTGATATAGGTTTGGTTTTCACATGGATTGCACCCTACCCTTTGGTTGCGTTGCGCAAGAGGCGCCCAAGAGACCAGTTAGTTGATTCATGGGGTCAAAGTGGGTGGCCTGCACGTGGGTCCATCACCACGCACCACCTCACCATGACTTTTCCCAAACACCAAGGGAAAAATCAAacatcattcttttttttatttttattgtttttcctGTTTTCGCTGACATATATAATGTTTCCGTGATTTGTGATTCCAACGTAAGGTGGGTCATGTTCGTGCCTTCCTCTTATTACATGTGCTGTTCCAAAAAGATAGGTTCAATATAAAGGCCAAACTTCAACACAAACTATATACCTGCTGTGAtctttaatatcatttttttatgagcCATTATGTCTGCTCTccgtataaaataaaactctgCTGCTAGTCTTTTGCTTTCAGTTATGGCTAAAAACTCTGGTTGGCTCCCACTCCTCAAAACAAagctatgtatatatataagtgaagATTATTACGTGTACCTTTTGGCTTTTGGCTTTTGGTGGATGAGAAGGTTTATGCACGCTATCAACCACTCAGAAAGCAATCTGTAACTAAGAAAGGTTAAATATGCTTAAAACCCACATCATTCTGAATCAAATTCTGCGTAACTGACTAACAAGCTTGTTCCTTTGATAGAACTTGTATATTTGTAGAAAATGATGTATGATTTTACATGCTAGTGTATGTGGCCAACAACTCTGCTTGctacataattaataaatcaaCAAGATTACGAAAAGTTTAAGTTAATGATAAATATTAGGACGTGTCACGCTTTCGATTTCCGCTTACATATGTTTGAATTACACCTTCTGATCTTTCAATTTTCGAACAAAAAGATTAATGCTACCGTGTGTGGTcgtctttgtttttttttttaacttttacattTTGGCAATATTGACTGAACGCTGTGGATCGTGTAGTGCATTAGTCATGTTTTTCTCTCCTACACTGTTCAGTAGattttgtttcttacttttaagattgtcttttgattttttttataaaagatacaTTTTAACTGTTTAACTATCAAATTTGACATAATCATTCTGTCCccttatgatattttatattctacTGTAGTTACAAAACATACTTTGTAGTAGTTTAAACCACCaataaatttcaaagaaaataaatattcaaaatttaaaaagttaaaacgaCGTAGAACCAATTGACTTTTACgtaaaatttcatatatatatatttttatttttaactttaaaaatagaaatgtaatatatatatatatatatatatatatatatatatatgaaaattatgtaTCCAATATGTAATGCAATATGTCTTCTCTAATAATGATAATTACTCTTTATTTTAATGTCAATATGTTAGGATTTTATTGTGTTGTACTTCTTAAAAGAATGATATTACAAGTTaccatgataaaataatataattctgttttattttattaaatatcattcttattttaattctattaacTACTTTACTGAAAGCAAtaacttattttgaaaaatgaacgAATATAACATAcgtattatttaatatatcgGGTCTAGTTTTGgtgttatttaataaaaatgattttcattgacttttgaaattaacaaatattcaatatattgCACTAAATACTTTttcattacttttattaaaacaattatagtCAGGTCCATGATATAGTCGTTATCATTTAgactattataatattaacaACCTGTTTTCGatatactattttaaatatttttattacagataaaatatatatgaaaaataatattttttatgatttgttttttttattcaaatactctttctcttattttataattttcataaatttaattgataatataTAGGTATTAAAAAGAATGTATTATTGCTCATATAAGGATCCTTTAGGACTTTTTACATTTtcggtatatttttttaaaataattatcgaaataaataattttttaaaaacttaaatatgtgaaattgtattttgaaacacaaattttaatatcGAAAACATATTCTAAAGTACGACTTGTACTAAATACAAAAgtagtgtttaattactcataatccaaaatattattttgagaaaaaaaaatattaaatatgggATATTTTCGGTGAACAGTTAATTTTGATTAACCATATCATTTCGAGTTTGAAGAttacatttcttttattatatctaACTTGAACTCTCCTAATTAATCTCATTACTTAAAGTTATCTTAATAATTGGTATTAACTCAAAGGACGAAAGGCTGATACATTTTCGTGCAAATATGTGATATTTTTGTCAATGAAATTTACAGTATGTCTCCTGACACCACTGTTTGTATGATATggaatattataatatcaaaaaaaaatctacaaacatttaattatctaaataagaacattataagttaaaaattttaaatatataaacggTTATGTACAAAACGCCTAACGTAAACAAAACTTGCATGTTagcatttataaattataagtgatataattaaaataaataaatgatacaATAAATTAACAGTAAAAGTCATACTAAATGTATTTTGTAtcaattaataatatgatttttttatactaataGTATAGTTATCAAactcaaattttataacaattaaagTTTCTGTCCCCCAAAAAAAAActactcaaataaaatatataaataagttagCCATATTAATTAGccaatatattaaattatcttaaatttattatacaaaAGAGTCAATCCTTGGGTCCATCTGGAAGCCAATAACTCTATTTATAATGgttaacatataatttattatacaaataaaagCACAATCAATAGTTTCAGCCCATTGATAGTAGATTGTTAAGAGTTACATTTTCTGAGTTATTCGATCTATTTTTGAATTGATAATATGAGatatagttttaatatttagCTATGGTTGAATTgttaatttatctatttattgcATTTACATATGTTGACCAAtatttgatttctaaattgtATATGTCAAGATCTAAACTACtgtataagttaaaattagtgAAAAAGGATTTGAcggatatttatttattagatgaaatgatgttatatattatgaaaaagaaaaaaaataaaaaaaatgtgacagTTTTATTTTCACTAAAGTTTTTGACGATCACATGTTTATTGATGTGAGTTGTGTGACAGGAttgtaaaagaaattgaattctTAGTTTGAAATCCAAACAAACGCCTCTGACCCGATAGTTCAGTCACAAAATCTGCATGTGGTGAGTCTTTGCTTACCGAGTCCCACACTCCAATCTTTTAATGCTTATAAGATAAATTgagagaaaagaggaagaaagttataaaagaagagagagaaaaaattgcAGTATCCTAGGCCCTTTCTCTGTTTCCTTTTCAACTTTTTTCAGTTACCATTTCCCTCATTCAAATCTAtccattaatttattttcaaatctttttaacTTATTCTTCAACTTTGTTTTCTCATACAACTATAAATATGTATCGTCCCACACCCAGCTCTGCCACTCTCTCTCATTCTTGGCTCTTATGCGTTTGGATCTTTCTCCCATGCAGTCAAACCCAATGTGGTGAAGAAGGGGATCTCGTCAAaaccttttcttctttatttcttatgTGTTCATCATTTTCTCATTGGATTTCGATCTCGCCATGGCAATTGAAGCACACTTGTATCCCAATAACCAGTTTTATGGCTCAAACAATTTGATGCTGTGTTTGAATTCTCAAGCGTATGCTCATAAGAACAATCTGCAGCAACCAGGACAACAACAATGGCTACAACATCTACACCAAGCTAGCCAGATGAGTCAAAGAACGTCTCTTCTTGATCCcaccttttcttctttttccaaTTCAAATCTCCACCAAAATGCTTTCAACAAGTACAATCACAACGCTCAATCTTTACCCTCTTATCCTCAAAGCTTGCCCACTGAACTTGATGAACAGAGAGAGATTGATCACTATATCAGATCTCAGGTTAGTTTCGTATATGAAGGAACTTTGTTTGCATTACATCAGAAAACTTGAAAAGTTTTTAGAACTTCAACTGCCGTGATTCCGGCGGGGAAGATGGGAGGTCCACCACCACCATAACGCCACGGAAATTGTGGTCGCGTCGGTTGTTTTTATCTGCGATGTCAAGGAACTGCTGTTTAAAACCTTGACTTTTTTTTGTGTCACTGAACTGAGAAATTTGTTTGCTAGTTTAAGTTTGTGATCTTAGGTTTGTATCACAACCAGTCTAATCGGCGTTTGTTTTGTATTTGTTCAGAATGAAAAGTTGAGAGTTTTGCTGCAAGAGCAAAGAAAACAGCATATGGCGGAGTTATTGAAGAAGATGGAGTTGAATGCTCTTCATTTACTGAGACAGAAAGATGAAGAAATAGTGGAAGCAACGAAGAGAACGAGGGAGTTGAAGGAGTTTTTGAGAAGGTTGGAGGTAGAGAAGGAATCGTGGAGAAAGGTGGCAGAGGAAAACGAGGCCATGGTATTGTGTCTTCATAACAACTTAGAACAGATGAAGGAAAGAGCAGTGCATCGAATGACATCAGAGGATGCAGAATCGTGTTGTGATGATAACGTAGGAATCACAATATCAATGGGAGAAGGAACAGGAACAGGAGAAAAGAGAGTGTGGCGTGGTGGGgtaggagaagatgaagaaattagGAAAAAGACAATGGATTGCAAATGTTGTAATTCTCAAAAATCGTGTTTTATGTTTCTTCCTTGCAGGCATCTCTGTTCGTGTAAAACTTGTGAGCCTTTTCTACAAGTTTGTCCTGTCTGTAGTACACCCAAAAAGTCTAGCATAGAGACTTTGATTGTATGATACTTTGAACATGAcataattttatacaaaatgatCCTTTTGTTAGCACAAGATTTGGAGTTTGTTTCTCTGGGACTTTTTTTGTTTATCGTTCTTGCCTCTGTTATGATTCTCTTTCATCACAGGCTCTAATCTAATGCAGAGCAGAGATAAGGTTTTGAGTTTGGCGATGAATATGAATAATCAAATGCGTCACGTTCGAGAGGGATTCCTGATGAATGGTCTATTCATGCTTATGTCCTAGATATTTGAAACCGATGAATGGTCTATTCTGGATTCTGTCTCATCTTAGTTTCTCCGAGTATTTTCACCATAAAAGCTGTTCCACAGGCCAACTTTATCACCATTACCAGTTACTTCTGGATTTGTAAAAAAGATATTCAGAACTCTTTCTATCAATGTAGAAATTTGGATATCATGTTATTCAATTACAAATCATAAAatactttaacttttctttatttttataataaaattcagCAGATTTACAATTAATTCATAGTGTAAGATTTTTTATATCGATGATACAtcctcatcaaataaaaaaccatgagatactttttttctttatgtttgtAAGATATGAAATgcatttattttagtttgatattttataaaatattaatataacctTCTGTGATATGTTATTAATAatcatcttaattttttttaaatatatttagtattaaaatggatttatatatatatatatatatatatatatatatatatatatatatataatttccaTCTTTTACTAcgaatttaattattcttttatactGATTTTTCAACATCAGTTAATTATTGACATTTTCAAGTTTGTTTGAACTCACAATTAAGATTTTTCATTACTTTCTTCTCAATTATGAGTTgtttaaattaagttattattatttaggcTTAAATTCTCTTTCATGTCTCATAATTTAAtatgtgtaattttatttatacaaaattttaattatatatttgattttctatttttttaaagttaaacaatttcgatgtaatataattgaataattttcacAAATGTATCAGTCAGACTAAAAGGGGGTAGGGAGTAAAATAGTTTAATTGTAcatttgatttttctatttttttaaattaaacaattttgatTCATTAAAGTGTCATTCAACTGTTATCagaaaatattaatgtatagGTCATAATAACATTTAATAGGAAAAAATGGGATGAGAAAAAGGTTGGTGGCTGAGTGATTACACAGCCCAAAGATTATATATTTGGTGGTGAATAATATTTCAAGGGACATAGGGTAAAAgtgatttaattatatatttgattttctagtttttccaaattaattttaatacacTATAATATCATTCAATTGTAATTGGAAAATATAAATGTACcaatcataatataatttaaaaaataataatggaaaGAGAAAATGGTTGGGAGGGTGGTGGTAGAGCCccaaaaatactataaaaggGGCAGATTATAGATagcaaaattttgataaaaagatgTAAAATAAAAGTGGGTATATTAgattaattattatgaaaatattaatttacttgTTATAGTTACGTAATAACAtttaggagaaaaaagaaagaaatataaaatgaaggAATTTAGGGTAAGATtgtatgaatttataaatttctcctatatatatatacactaaagtaaataaaaaaaatattattttattatcacataTTTAGGTCATGTATGGGAATGCtaatacaattatatttaataactgATGTTAATACAATTCTATTTAATCACTAATGttaatacaattatatttaGTCACTCATTATGTCAAGACTAAatgcaaataaatatattacggAATACTCTAAATCATTTAAATCAAGTTTAACCGATTACTAAGACCCCACAGATCCGAGTAGAGTGAGGATGGTACATACCATCCGCTTccaaattatatataagtttctttcaatttcttatATGTGAAGTTTTgtgtaaataatgaaatataatatcTCTACATCAGTGAGTGTCatgtttattataattttttaaaacctaaTACCCATCTATCTGTATACCACTCATCGAAAATCTCATCGTCATGATCTTtcgtaataaaatattatttataacatttaaacATGGTGACATTTaagcaaaatgaaaaaataactgTAATGTCacaaattaaatagaaatatttaattgtagaaaattgaaaatttttaaaatttggataatTAAAGAGATTACAAAGATCCAATATAAATCCAAttgaaagttttcaaatttatcattactcaaaacataattaaactaatatttaatcataattcaaataatatatacatttttttagaatttgtttttatttattattttaattattgttgctATTATTAATCTaattcaaaatacaatatacgaaattaattaattttataaaatttagttttattattaatatttaatatagttagaaaaatatttgcatGAATACACCTATATGTATATAAGTTTATCTCAACAACCTGTAAGATGATAAACATTAACAACACTAACATACACACAGGCACGCTGTCGcgtatatgtatatacattttttaaatatacgtgatagTGTATTAGTAGGTAatgataatgttattaagttaatatataaacataaagtgaaatatattaaaaaagatgagagaataactattgataaatagagaaaaaagaaaaaagtagagatagacgattttataaaaaagtttgtagAAGTAAcggttaattttcaaaaatttaataaataattatattttaaatgataaaattgatattttgaaatgtgggcacaaaagagaaaatcttctttatatttaaagggtaaaattgatattttgaaatgtggacacaaaaaagaagatcatctttatatattactagCGTAAAACATAGGCGCTATCGCACTTGtgtatatgcattttttaaatatgcgtaatattatattagtaggtgataatattgtaatgttattaagttaatatataaattaaaattatatttattaaaaataaagtgaaatatatcagaacagataaaataataaccattgataaataaacaaGAAGAGAAGAAGTAGAGACATCCGATTCTATAAAAGCTTGTAAAAGTaacagtcaatttttaaaaatttaataaattattatatttaaaggataaaattgatattttaaaatgtgagcACAAAAAGGGAATCTGTTagtatattgttatagattatagatttgtttgtatttatatattataaatttattttatttttaattgatgttaaatttttaataatcttCTCGAACAATTGAGCTTTATATAAAACCATGGGAGTTTTGAATAATTGCTCAATGTAGAAAACTGAAAACagaatcttaaaaatattttgttcccACTGATCATTAAAGAAAGAGTGTTTGTATTTTTCTCCATTATAGATTTAAGTGCTCAAGATATTCAACTAGATGAAAGACAAGTTTTACTTCCTTAAACTCTCTACTTTTcgatttcttttacttttattccCTATCGCCTTAAAGTGAGAAGTCTAATATATTTCTTGATTTGGGAAATTGAGTTCGAGATCCACtttacaaaagaaaacctaCTTTTATTCCTTCTTATTTCACAAGCCACTACCCCTTGTAATATAGGAAAGGATGATAATAATTGTTTCCAAACCTATAAAGATAACTCCTCACTAACACACTAACACCTAAGAGTAGACATTGAATATTTCTAATTTAGACCTCTTTTCGGTTTTTGCTAGAACAACTTTATAGATAAACGACTGAGAAACTTACATATTTGTGAGAGGAACCTTCTGTATAAATTAATGGTATCATATCGTATATACTTTTAGAACAATCGAACAATCTTCAGTGTTGAATGCTATTTCCTCAAGCAGTAAAAGCTGTCAAGAAAATACATCTACAAAAGCAGTTTCATGTCATGTGTCACCAATATTTGTAAAACTAATTTCGTAAAATTGATCAGTTTCTTTAGACAGAAGATACAACTGTGAATAATCCATGTTAACATGATGAATATCATAAGAACTGAAGCTAGGAGCATACATAGTGTGGGTATTTTTATGACCAAGCACAAGTTGAACTAAGGTTTAGAGCATTAGAAAAATCAGTATTCCTGAAGGTAATAAAAAGATTACATTTTCATCCTGTTTTTGATGTAAACACAAACGTAGGAATGACATACTGCAGTGAACTCCAAGGCCTCATCATCATACATATATAACTCAACAGTAGTGATAAAATCAATTCGAGAAGTATAGACAAAAGAGGCACCCAGTTCTGAGGAACAGAACCATTGAACTTACATATACTTATACACATTCAAATGCTGAGTAGATATCTAACAATCAATTACACAAGTTGTCTGGATGATGTGCTTCATCATGAACACCAATTTTCTGTCTAAAGACTTTACCTTTTCTAAATACCAAAGCGTTGTTCGTGGGGAAAAAAGGACCTTGCTGATTAAAGAAAACTCAATACAAACTAAACCCAAAAAACTGGCTAACAATGATGGCGAATCCGAGGGCTATTGCAATAAGGGAAGAA
Encoded here:
- the LOC114162456 gene encoding probable BOI-related E3 ubiquitin-protein ligase 2; this translates as MAIEAHLYPNNQFYGSNNLMLCLNSQAYAHKNNLQQPGQQQWLQHLHQASQMSQRTSLLDPTFSSFSNSNLHQNAFNKYNHNAQSLPSYPQSLPTELDEQREIDHYIRSQNEKLRVLLQEQRKQHMAELLKKMELNALHLLRQKDEEIVEATKRTRELKEFLRRLEVEKESWRKVAEENEAMVLCLHNNLEQMKERAVHRMTSEDAESCCDDNVGITISMGEGTGTGEKRVWRGGVGEDEEIRKKTMDCKCCNSQKSCFMFLPCRHLCSCKTCEPFLQVCPVCSTPKKSSIETLIV